A genomic window from Sulfurospirillum diekertiae includes:
- a CDS encoding flagellar assembly protein A, with protein MGLFDKIKGHNTDTGTQNDGDVSEFKSIVIDTINVIKELKNVAIASHLKPSELSFKLLRTTTYYSDEKSENNEMNEEELKLLSDDNFLLNPNLKLTQHYRVEIYKIADQEEDHTILPDITLSGNKTLTKIIAMVAKNHDVKYTSKLEEKIIEDIQIKKIKAGILVGIRDQNMYKEVKKIVANIRVNGIIDQNQTFVVCQGVDEIPSINDDLIYHYKKKINAKSTDGKIDYAKRGYVLAVDKDECIIEYIKPQLGTPGRNCRGAFLPVKEPRKSNDTPIAITANLVKKESETSIKYIANRGGYVNFDKGTYDIQDQMEINEISFRSTGSIDASLGSNIKINIKESDILKDAIGAGMSVETSEVHVQGNIGSGAKIKAKIAEIGGQTHQSAYIEADKIIISVHRGEANGQDIEIDRLEGGKVIGHTVHVKQMIGGEIIANSVKIDNLLSNAKITACDLIEITELKGNNNKLIIDPSVTKEFNEMIDTINAKIEKLEEELKAYPRQLSSKKEFIDKNKPMAEMVKDKIMELKRNGVEPPMTLFAKIKDFQEKVIDYNTFLQTFKDKKEELQEYRKELNQVQNKVFSAKIINHSAWKEFNEVRFRLISPPKDITYNPKEHEIVREITLKDMGNGEHRVMRSAEYSSK; from the coding sequence TTGGGGCTATTTGATAAGATTAAAGGTCATAATACGGATACGGGTACACAAAATGATGGTGACGTGTCTGAATTTAAATCTATTGTTATAGACACTATTAACGTCATCAAAGAACTAAAAAATGTTGCTATTGCAAGTCATCTGAAGCCTTCTGAACTCTCTTTTAAGCTTCTACGTACAACAACGTACTACAGTGATGAAAAGAGTGAAAATAATGAGATGAATGAAGAAGAGTTAAAGCTTTTATCGGATGATAACTTTTTACTCAATCCCAATCTCAAACTAACACAGCATTATCGTGTTGAAATTTACAAAATTGCCGATCAAGAAGAAGATCATACGATTCTTCCTGATATAACACTCAGTGGAAATAAAACTTTAACCAAGATTATTGCAATGGTTGCAAAAAACCATGATGTCAAATATACCTCAAAACTTGAAGAAAAAATAATCGAAGATATTCAGATCAAAAAGATTAAAGCAGGTATTTTAGTAGGTATTCGCGATCAGAATATGTACAAAGAAGTCAAAAAAATTGTAGCTAATATTCGGGTGAATGGAATCATCGATCAAAATCAGACCTTTGTTGTCTGTCAAGGCGTGGATGAGATACCTTCCATCAATGATGATCTTATTTATCATTATAAGAAGAAAATCAATGCTAAAAGTACCGATGGCAAAATTGACTATGCTAAACGAGGATACGTATTAGCTGTCGATAAAGATGAATGTATTATTGAATATATTAAACCGCAGCTTGGGACTCCTGGACGTAACTGTAGAGGAGCATTTTTGCCAGTGAAAGAGCCTCGCAAGTCAAATGATACACCCATTGCCATTACGGCTAATCTCGTTAAAAAAGAGAGCGAAACCAGTATCAAATATATTGCAAATCGCGGTGGATATGTCAATTTTGACAAAGGCACTTATGATATACAAGATCAAATGGAGATCAACGAAATCAGCTTTAGATCCACGGGTTCTATCGATGCAAGTTTGGGATCAAACATCAAAATTAATATCAAAGAAAGTGATATTCTTAAAGATGCCATAGGTGCTGGTATGAGTGTTGAAACTTCCGAAGTGCATGTTCAAGGCAACATTGGAAGTGGTGCTAAAATTAAAGCAAAGATTGCTGAAATTGGTGGACAAACACATCAGAGTGCCTATATTGAGGCGGATAAAATTATTATTTCAGTTCATCGTGGTGAAGCCAATGGTCAAGACATCGAAATTGATCGTTTGGAAGGTGGAAAAGTCATTGGTCATACGGTGCATGTTAAACAGATGATTGGTGGCGAAATTATTGCCAATAGCGTTAAAATTGACAATCTTCTTTCCAATGCAAAAATAACAGCGTGTGATCTTATCGAAATAACAGAACTCAAAGGCAATAACAATAAACTTATTATTGATCCAAGTGTCACAAAAGAGTTCAATGAAATGATTGATACGATTAATGCTAAGATTGAAAAACTTGAAGAAGAGCTCAAAGCCTATCCAAGGCAACTCAGTTCTAAAAAAGAGTTTATCGATAAAAATAAACCTATGGCAGAGATGGTTAAAGATAAGATTATGGAGCTTAAACGTAATGGCGTTGAACCGCCTATGACACTTTTTGCTAAGATCAAAGATTTTCAAGAAAAAGTGATTGACTATAATACGTTTTTGCAGACCTTTAAAGATAAAAAAGAGGAGTTGCAAGAGTATCGTAAAGAGCTCAATCAAGTCCAAAATAAAGTGTTCTCTGCCAAAATCATTAACCATTCTGCTTGGAAAGAGTTTAATGAAGTACGATTTAGACTCATTTCTCCACCCAAAGATATTACCTACAATCCAAAAGAGCATGAAATTGTACGTGAAATTACGCTCAAAGATATGGGCAATGGTGAGCATAGAGTAATGCGTTCCGCGGAGTATAGTAGCAAATGA
- the ruvA gene encoding Holliday junction branch migration protein RuvA produces MIVGIEGKVVKKEVTFVHIKTAAGLTYKVFVSLSCLGKISSEIISLHVSQIIREDQHSLYGFIDENEKKVFDTLIKLNGIGPSTALAVCSTLSPDDFAQALVSQNVQAFQKVPGIGPKSAKRILVELSDFSLQLSSDEHNSSSMIEASLALESLGFKKEMIKKALSTCQGVDTQTLIKEALRKLS; encoded by the coding sequence ATGATTGTGGGTATTGAAGGAAAAGTTGTTAAAAAAGAGGTGACGTTTGTCCATATTAAAACAGCTGCAGGACTAACGTATAAAGTGTTTGTTTCATTATCGTGTCTTGGAAAAATCAGCAGTGAAATAATCTCTTTACATGTAAGCCAAATTATCAGAGAAGATCAGCACAGTTTGTATGGTTTTATCGACGAAAATGAGAAAAAAGTATTTGACACACTTATTAAACTAAATGGTATTGGACCATCAACGGCTTTAGCGGTTTGTTCGACGCTCAGTCCCGATGATTTTGCACAAGCCTTGGTGAGTCAAAATGTTCAAGCTTTTCAAAAAGTTCCTGGCATTGGACCCAAGAGTGCCAAACGTATTTTAGTAGAACTGAGTGATTTTTCGTTGCAACTTAGTTCTGATGAGCATAACTCGAGTAGTATGATTGAAGCCTCTTTAGCCCTTGAAAGTCTTGGATTTAAAAAAGAGATGATTAAAAAAGCATTGAGTACCTGTCAAGGGGTAGATACTCAAACACTTATCAAAGAAGCTCTTAGAAAGCTTAGTTAA